One Mustela nigripes isolate SB6536 chromosome 5, MUSNIG.SB6536, whole genome shotgun sequence DNA segment encodes these proteins:
- the FANCE gene encoding Fanconi anemia group E protein isoform X1, whose protein sequence is MAASEEVPAVAEGADSAPWAHLEAPARCLMQALQLGPEGAWRGLGLLRALGSRGGEPFGWGCVLEALCREEPAVEGPDCRLELKPLLLRLPPLCQRNLMSLLMALGPSLPQSGLLPVLQIARQDQSPNPDAWLQTLGELLWRDLNAGVATEETSPLSTDCQRQLQGLCRRLGQGGRRLKLAQAPVPEEEQEEGKEDKDSPRPGKRRKGPEEEPASPEGGRAPKRFRHLEREEEGGQEEETHEPESLEPPADGGGASPMENQLVLAEPREAGQSLEEAKDLAESLELPKAVQDQVPRLQQLLKTFGEGLEGAPPLELQLLHECSPSQMDLLCAQLQLPQLSDPALLQLCTWLLSLSPDLSLSNATILTRSLFLRRILSLTSSASRLLIMALTSFCAKYAYPVCRALLGPVLQAPETGPAQTELLCCLLKDEALAPDTQVLMLGQILELPWKEDTFVVLQSLLERQVEMTPEKFSVLMEKLCKEGPAATASVAYAKLMLTVMTKYQTSITEIHRLGLAAALELNTTFLRKPLQAALRHLAP, encoded by the exons ATGGCGGCCTCGGAGGAGGTGCCCGCTGTGGCTGAGGGCGCGGACTCGGCGCCCTGGGCACATCTGGAGGCCCCCGCCCGGTGCCTGATGCAGGCCCTGCAGTTGGGGCCGGAGGGGGCGTGGCGCGGCCTGGGGCTGCTGCGGGCGCTGGGCAGTCGCGGCGGGGAGCCCTTCGGCTGGGGCTGCGTCCTGGAGGCGCTGTGCCGGGAGGAACCCGCCGTGGAGGGTCCGGACTGTCGCCTGGAGCT GAAACCCCTGCTGCTGCGATTGCCTCCGTTATGCCAGAGGAACCTGATGTCCCTATTGATGGCTCTTGGGCCATCGCTGCCCCAGAGTGGCCTACTCCCCGTGCTGCAGATTGCACGACAAGACCAAAGCCCCAACCCTGACGCCTGGCTCCAGACCCTGGGGGAGTTGCTGTGGAGGGATCTGAACGCTGGGGTAGCGACTGAGGAGACATCCCCACTGTCTACAGACTGCCAGAGACAGCTCCAAGGCCTGTGTAGGCGGCTaggccagggaggcaggaggctgaAATTGGCCCAGGCTCCTGTTCCCGAAGAGGAACAAGAGGAAGGCAAGGAGGACAAGGATTCCCCACGGCCTGGGAAACGCAGAAAGGGGCCAGAGGAAGAGCCTGCCAGTCCTGAAGGTGGACGGGCCCCCAAAAGGTTCCGGCAtttggaaagggaagaggaaggaggtcAGGAAGAGGAGACACATGAACCTGAGTCTTTGGAGCCCCCGGCAGACGGAGGAGGTGCCTCACCCATGGAGAACCAGCTTGTCCTGGCCGAGCCCAGGGAGGCTGGTCAGAGTCTGGAGGAGGCTAAGGACCTAGCTGAGAGTTTGGAGTTGCCCAAAGCTGTCCAG GACCAGGTTCCCAGGCTGCAGCAGCTGCTCAAGACCTTTGGGGAG GGGTTGGAGGGTGCTCCCCCACTTGAGCTACAGCTTCTCCATGAATGCAGTCCCAGCCAG ATGGACCTGCTGTGTGCCCAGCTGCAGCTCCCACAGCTCTCGGACCCAGCTCTCCTGCAGCTCTGCACCTGGCTCCTGTCCCTTTCACCAGATCTTAGCCTTAGCAATGCGACCATTCTGACCAGGAGCCTCTTTCTTAGACGG ATTCTCTCCCTGACTTCCTCGGCCTCCCGCCTGCTCATCATGGCCCTGACCTCCTTCTGTGCCAAGTACGCCTATCCTGTCTGCAGAGCCCTTCTTGGCCCGGTGCTCCAGGCCCCAGAAACAG GCCCAGCTCAAACGGAGTTACTGTGTTGCCTTCTGAAGGATGAGGCCCTGGCACCGGACACGCAGGTTCTGATGCTGGG ACAGATCTTGGAGCTGCCCTGGAAAGAGGACACTTTCGTGGTGTTGCAGTCCCTGCTGGAGCGGCAG GTGGAGATGACCCCTGAGAAGTTCAGTGTGTTGATGGAGAAACTCTGTAAAGAGGGGCCAGCGGCCACCGCATCTGTGGCCTATGCCAAGCTCATGCTGACGGTGATGACCAAGTATCAGACCAGT ATCACTGAGATCCACAGGCTGGGCCTGGCCGCAGCCCTAGAGCTCAACACCACTTTCCTGAGGAAGCCCCTACAGGCTGCCCTGAGACATCTGGCCCCCTGA
- the FANCE gene encoding Fanconi anemia group E protein isoform X2, whose protein sequence is MAASEEVPAVAEGADSAPWAHLEAPARCLMQALQLGPEGAWRGLGLLRALGSRGGEPFGWGCVLEALCREEPAVEGPDCRLELKPLLLRLPPLCQRNLMSLLMALGPSLPQSGLLPVLQIARQDQSPNPDAWLQTLGELLWRDLNAGVATEETSPLSTDCQRQLQGLCRRLGQGGRRLKLAQAPVPEEEQEEGKEDKDSPRPGKRRKGPEEEPASPEGGRAPKRFRHLEREEEGGQEEETHEPESLEPPADGGGASPMENQLVLAEPREAGQSLEEAKDLAESLELPKAVQDQVPRLQQLLKTFGEGLEGAPPLELQLLHECSPSQMDLLCAQLQLPQLSDPALLQLCTWLLSLSPDLSLSNATILTRSLFLRRILSLTSSASRLLIMALTSFCAKYAYPVCRALLGPVLQAPETGPAQTELLCCLLKDEALAPDTQVLMLGQILELPWKEDTFVVLQSLLERQVEMTPEKFSVLMEKLCKEGPAATASVAYAKLMLTVMTKYQTSGHGQRGKGKDQLLES, encoded by the exons ATGGCGGCCTCGGAGGAGGTGCCCGCTGTGGCTGAGGGCGCGGACTCGGCGCCCTGGGCACATCTGGAGGCCCCCGCCCGGTGCCTGATGCAGGCCCTGCAGTTGGGGCCGGAGGGGGCGTGGCGCGGCCTGGGGCTGCTGCGGGCGCTGGGCAGTCGCGGCGGGGAGCCCTTCGGCTGGGGCTGCGTCCTGGAGGCGCTGTGCCGGGAGGAACCCGCCGTGGAGGGTCCGGACTGTCGCCTGGAGCT GAAACCCCTGCTGCTGCGATTGCCTCCGTTATGCCAGAGGAACCTGATGTCCCTATTGATGGCTCTTGGGCCATCGCTGCCCCAGAGTGGCCTACTCCCCGTGCTGCAGATTGCACGACAAGACCAAAGCCCCAACCCTGACGCCTGGCTCCAGACCCTGGGGGAGTTGCTGTGGAGGGATCTGAACGCTGGGGTAGCGACTGAGGAGACATCCCCACTGTCTACAGACTGCCAGAGACAGCTCCAAGGCCTGTGTAGGCGGCTaggccagggaggcaggaggctgaAATTGGCCCAGGCTCCTGTTCCCGAAGAGGAACAAGAGGAAGGCAAGGAGGACAAGGATTCCCCACGGCCTGGGAAACGCAGAAAGGGGCCAGAGGAAGAGCCTGCCAGTCCTGAAGGTGGACGGGCCCCCAAAAGGTTCCGGCAtttggaaagggaagaggaaggaggtcAGGAAGAGGAGACACATGAACCTGAGTCTTTGGAGCCCCCGGCAGACGGAGGAGGTGCCTCACCCATGGAGAACCAGCTTGTCCTGGCCGAGCCCAGGGAGGCTGGTCAGAGTCTGGAGGAGGCTAAGGACCTAGCTGAGAGTTTGGAGTTGCCCAAAGCTGTCCAG GACCAGGTTCCCAGGCTGCAGCAGCTGCTCAAGACCTTTGGGGAG GGGTTGGAGGGTGCTCCCCCACTTGAGCTACAGCTTCTCCATGAATGCAGTCCCAGCCAG ATGGACCTGCTGTGTGCCCAGCTGCAGCTCCCACAGCTCTCGGACCCAGCTCTCCTGCAGCTCTGCACCTGGCTCCTGTCCCTTTCACCAGATCTTAGCCTTAGCAATGCGACCATTCTGACCAGGAGCCTCTTTCTTAGACGG ATTCTCTCCCTGACTTCCTCGGCCTCCCGCCTGCTCATCATGGCCCTGACCTCCTTCTGTGCCAAGTACGCCTATCCTGTCTGCAGAGCCCTTCTTGGCCCGGTGCTCCAGGCCCCAGAAACAG GCCCAGCTCAAACGGAGTTACTGTGTTGCCTTCTGAAGGATGAGGCCCTGGCACCGGACACGCAGGTTCTGATGCTGGG ACAGATCTTGGAGCTGCCCTGGAAAGAGGACACTTTCGTGGTGTTGCAGTCCCTGCTGGAGCGGCAG GTGGAGATGACCCCTGAGAAGTTCAGTGTGTTGATGGAGAAACTCTGTAAAGAGGGGCCAGCGGCCACCGCATCTGTGGCCTATGCCAAGCTCATGCTGACGGTGATGACCAAGTATCAGACCAGT GGCCatgggcagaggggaaaggggaaggatcAGTTGCTGGAGTCCTGA
- the FANCE gene encoding Fanconi anemia group E protein isoform X3: MAASEEVPAVAEGADSAPWAHLEAPARCLMQALQLGPEGAWRGLGLLRALGSRGGEPFGWGCVLEALCREEPAVEGPDCRLELKPLLLRLPPLCQRNLMSLLMALGPSLPQSGLLPVLQIARQDQSPNPDAWLQTLGELLWRDLNAGVATEETSPLSTDCQRQLQGLCRRLGQGGRRLKLAQAPVPEEEQEEGKEDKDSPRPGKRRKGPEEEPASPEGGRAPKRFRHLEREEEGGQEEETHEPESLEPPADGGGASPMENQLVLAEPREAGQSLEEAKDLAESLELPKAVQDQVPRLQQLLKTFGEGLEGAPPLELQLLHECSPSQMDLLCAQLQLPQLSDPALLQLCTWLLSLSPDLSLSNATILTRSLFLRRILSLTSSASRLLIMALTSFCAKYAYPVCRALLGPVLQAPETDRSWSCPGKRTLSWCCSPCWSGRWR; the protein is encoded by the exons ATGGCGGCCTCGGAGGAGGTGCCCGCTGTGGCTGAGGGCGCGGACTCGGCGCCCTGGGCACATCTGGAGGCCCCCGCCCGGTGCCTGATGCAGGCCCTGCAGTTGGGGCCGGAGGGGGCGTGGCGCGGCCTGGGGCTGCTGCGGGCGCTGGGCAGTCGCGGCGGGGAGCCCTTCGGCTGGGGCTGCGTCCTGGAGGCGCTGTGCCGGGAGGAACCCGCCGTGGAGGGTCCGGACTGTCGCCTGGAGCT GAAACCCCTGCTGCTGCGATTGCCTCCGTTATGCCAGAGGAACCTGATGTCCCTATTGATGGCTCTTGGGCCATCGCTGCCCCAGAGTGGCCTACTCCCCGTGCTGCAGATTGCACGACAAGACCAAAGCCCCAACCCTGACGCCTGGCTCCAGACCCTGGGGGAGTTGCTGTGGAGGGATCTGAACGCTGGGGTAGCGACTGAGGAGACATCCCCACTGTCTACAGACTGCCAGAGACAGCTCCAAGGCCTGTGTAGGCGGCTaggccagggaggcaggaggctgaAATTGGCCCAGGCTCCTGTTCCCGAAGAGGAACAAGAGGAAGGCAAGGAGGACAAGGATTCCCCACGGCCTGGGAAACGCAGAAAGGGGCCAGAGGAAGAGCCTGCCAGTCCTGAAGGTGGACGGGCCCCCAAAAGGTTCCGGCAtttggaaagggaagaggaaggaggtcAGGAAGAGGAGACACATGAACCTGAGTCTTTGGAGCCCCCGGCAGACGGAGGAGGTGCCTCACCCATGGAGAACCAGCTTGTCCTGGCCGAGCCCAGGGAGGCTGGTCAGAGTCTGGAGGAGGCTAAGGACCTAGCTGAGAGTTTGGAGTTGCCCAAAGCTGTCCAG GACCAGGTTCCCAGGCTGCAGCAGCTGCTCAAGACCTTTGGGGAG GGGTTGGAGGGTGCTCCCCCACTTGAGCTACAGCTTCTCCATGAATGCAGTCCCAGCCAG ATGGACCTGCTGTGTGCCCAGCTGCAGCTCCCACAGCTCTCGGACCCAGCTCTCCTGCAGCTCTGCACCTGGCTCCTGTCCCTTTCACCAGATCTTAGCCTTAGCAATGCGACCATTCTGACCAGGAGCCTCTTTCTTAGACGG ATTCTCTCCCTGACTTCCTCGGCCTCCCGCCTGCTCATCATGGCCCTGACCTCCTTCTGTGCCAAGTACGCCTATCCTGTCTGCAGAGCCCTTCTTGGCCCGGTGCTCCAGGCCCCAGAAACAG ACAGATCTTGGAGCTGCCCTGGAAAGAGGACACTTTCGTGGTGTTGCAGTCCCTGCTGGAGCGGCAG GTGGAGATGA